The Podospora pseudocomata strain CBS 415.72m chromosome 1 map unlocalized CBS415.72m_1, whole genome shotgun sequence genome has a segment encoding these proteins:
- a CDS encoding uncharacterized protein (EggNog:ENOG503NXRB; COG:Q) yields the protein MSSQTPSTTLAPMAGVESSWFIMWTFSFLMIWLVLNIIYNLYFHPLAGVPGPRSWGALRLRYVWALVSGTIVHDFEKLHHRYGPVVRVAPSELSFTTPDAWTDILQPGRTPPLPKDGRWSIPGLKAQGIVNIADLDLHGRVRRLIAPAFTTSALRGQEPILQQYITLLMDRLRDLVTTEQNGTSGVEIDVVPWFNFVTFDMLGDLAFGESFDCLHTSRYHSWIELLTNTPKAGAFAAAALFYPLFASALKHLIPASLKNKVLDHVRVVSEKVERRLNLESTRSDIMSHVINQIESDGLEGLTMDHVNATFMVLTIAGSETVATTLCGIVNYLAQNPSKLSILTHEIRSHFSNPHEMTLERLKGMLYLNAVIDEGLRLCPPVPWLPPRVAANGGSVVCGIPLPGRTAVSILTYAMGRDPNNFHDHLSFVPERYLPEAKTDPQSPFFNDRRQSYHPFSFGPRICIGLHLGMAQMRLILARLVWEFDLKPPTEHRKTQWEKLRTFILVEKKEIFVNFKLKEGLRTAEMKSSASS from the exons ATGTCATCTCAAACACCGTCAACGACTCTAGCGCCGATGGCAGGAGTAGAAAGTTCTTGGTTTATAATGTGGACATTCTCATTTCTCATG ATCTGGCTGGTGCTTAATATCATCTACAACTTGTATTTTCATCCACTTGCCGGAGTACCCGGTCCCAGAAGCTGGGGAGCACTTCGACTCCGATACGTCTGGGCACTTGTGAGCGGGACCATCGTTCACGATTTTGAAAAACTTCATCATAGATATGGGCCGGTTGTTCGCGTTGCCCCAAGCGAGTTATCTTTCACAACACCCGATGCTTGGACCGACATTCTTCAGCCAGGTCGCACACCGCCATTACCCAAAGATGGTCGGTGGTCTATTCCTGGCTTAAAAGCCCAAGGGATCGTCAATATTGCTGACCTTGATCTCCATGGCCGAGTTCGAAGGTTGATTGCACCAGCATTTACAACGTCGGCGCTAAGAGGCCAAGAGCCCATCCTACAACAATACATCACATTGTTGATGGATCGGCTTCGAGACCTTGTCACAACCGAACAAAACGGCACAAGCGGCGTTGAGATTGATGTCGTTCCGTGGTTCAACTTCGTCACCTTTGATATGCTGGGTGATCTGGCATTTGGAGAATCATTCGATTGTCTGCACACATCGCGGTATCATTCCTGGATTGAGCTCCTAACAAACACACCAAAAGCAGGAgcatttgctgctgctgccctgtTTTATCCTCTTTTCGCATCGGCACTCAAGCATCTCATTCCGGCATCGCTGAAGAACAAGGTTCTTGATCACGTCCGAGTCGTTTCAGAGAAAGTTGAGCGTCGACTGAACCTGGAGTCCACACGATCTGATATCATGTCCCACGTGATCAACCAGATAGAAAGTGATGGCCTGGAGGGACTTACTATGGATCACGTCAACGCAACGTTTATGGTGCTCACGATTGCTGGTAGTGAGACCGTTGCAACCACCTTGTGCGGGATTGTGAATTATCTTGCTCAGAATCCTAGCAAGCTTTCTATCCTCACACACGAGATTCGCAGCCATTTTTCAAACCCACACGAGATGActttggagaggttgaaagGCATGCTCTATCTTAATGCCGTGATCGACGAGGGGTTGCGCCTGTGTCCGCCAGTTCCTTGGCTTCCACCCAGAGTGGCGGCTAATGGGGGCTCAGTTGTTTGTGGGATACCACTACCTGGGCGT ACCGCGGTTTCCATTCTCACCTACGCCATGGGCCGTGACCCAAACAATTTCCACGATCATTTGTCATTTGTCCCCGAGCGGTACCTTCCCGAAGCTAAAACTGATCCGCAATCGCCTTTCTTCAATGACCGGCGCCAATCTTACCATCCTTTTTCTTTCGGGCCCAGGATCTGTATTGGTCTCCATCTCGGCATGGCCCAGATGCGTTTGATTTTGGCCAGATTGGTATGGGAATTTGATTTGAAGCCGCCAACAGAACACAGGAAAACCCAATGGGAAAAGCTGAGAACTTTTATATTGGTTGAGAAGAAAGAGATATTTGTGAACTTCAAGTTGAAGGAAGGCTTGCGGACGGCGGAGATGAagtcctcggcctcgtcctAG
- a CDS encoding uncharacterized protein (EggNog:ENOG503PFGE) produces the protein MVRLGFVCGLLAALSSAVQGYRDTEAFDLTPRGGGKKVCPPLNRGGFIVDYFQLYPENADWDEENCLLWIGCLWNATVGIYDPYRDRMLDVLFFPGISLTLAHIGGVARDPYSGLISILSNSGNPWATGGADVTGERQIMKYDPKKKKVLWARNMTDISRDRYGGFQDVEHDKRGNTYIVGTHPGVIIRVDKNGRKLTEWYLHQPLSPTTRKGYSGLAVVKGTDIMLASDGDGKLYRFDLREERGRPVNVPLLGEDLRLNLDAIYLPPKYGGSVLLVADLFEGIQVLRSKDRTWRKAENLGTIPKPPTLNGLVIDGAVVAPVQMGSNSLYMVIGNIDPFIPGMVAGNRTLFPFPDITNAVEGLLRRG, from the exons ATGGTTCGGCTTGGTTTTGTCTGTGGCCTCCTGGCTGCTCTCAGCAGTGCGGTCCAAGGCTATCGTGACACCGAAGCATTCGACCTGACACctcgcggcggcggcaagaaGGTTTGCCCGCCCTTGAACAGGGGCGGCTTCATCGTCGACTACTTCCAACTCTACCCCGAAAACGCCGACTGGGACGAGGAAAATTGTCTCCTCTGGATTGG CTGCCTCTGGAACGCAACGGTAGGCATCTACGACCCCTACCGTGACAGAATGCTCGATGTCCTCTTCTTTCCcggcatctccctcaccctgGCCCACATCGGCGGCGTCGCCCGCGATCCTTACTCGGGGCTgatctccatcctctccaactctGGCAACCCCTGGGCAACCGGTGGAGCCGATGTAACCGGCGAACGCCAAATCATGAAATATGaccccaagaagaaaaaggttCTCTGGGCGAGGAACATGACGGACATTTCCCGCGATCGATACGGTGGGTTTCAGGATGTGGAACATGATAAACGGGGGAACACCTACATTGTCGGGACTCACCCTGGGGTTATTATTCGCGTGGACAAGAATGGAAGAAAGCTTACAGAGTGGTATTTGCATCAGCCTTTgtcgccgacgacgaggaaggggtATAGCGGATTGGCTGTGGTGAAGGGGACTGATATTATGCTGGCGagcgatggtgatggaaaGTTGTACCGGTTtgatttgagggaggagagggggaggccGGTGAATGTGCCgctgttgggggaggacCTGCGCTTGAACTTGGATGCGATTTACCTGCCGCCAAAGTATGGGGGGAGTGTGCTGTTGGTGGCAGATTTGTTTGAGGGGATTCAGGTGCTAAGAAGTAAGGATAGGACgtggaggaaggcggagaaCCTGGGGACGATTCCGAAGCCTCCGACGTTGAATGGCCTGGTGATTGATGGGGCGGTTGTGGCTCCGGTGCAGATGGGCAGCAATTCTCTGTACATGGTCATTGGGAACATCGATCCTTTCATTCCGGGCATGGTTGCAGGTAATCGGACCCTGTTCCCTTTTCCCGACATCACGAatgcggtggaggggttgctgaggaggggcTGA